CCAGGTCGCCTTTAGCAAAGTTGGTCCCGTTGTccgtgatgatgttgtgcgggaCGCCGTAGCGCAGCATGAAGTCTTTGATGAACCGGACGGTTGTTGGCCCGCCCGGCTTCTTGATCGGCGcgcctcgatccacttggtgaacttgtcgaccgccaccagCAAGTGCGTCATGCCGCCACGAGCGGTCTTGAAGGGGCCTACCATGTCGAGCCCCCAGGCCACGAAGGGCTAGGTGATCGGGATGGTTTGCAGTGCTGAAGCCAGCTGGTGGCTGCGCCTTGCTGAACCGTTGCCATCCCTCgcacttgaggacaagcgactTGGCGTCTTTGAGGGctgtgggccagtagaaaccatggcggaaggccttggccaccagggatctggaggccgcgtggtgcccgcactcgccctgatgtatgtcgaggaggatctCTATGCCCTTGTCCTGCTCGACACAGCACTGGAACACGCCTGTCGCGATGCGCTTAACGAGCTCAttgttgatgatgctgtaggTGGACGCCTGGTGTTGCACTTGCCGGGCCTCGGTCCTGTCCATGGGGAGTACTCCGTTCTCCAGGAACGCTAAGTTCGGCTAGGCCCATGACGGAGCCGTCACCACTATGAAGACGGCCACCAGGACGGGTCCTGGGGCGGCAGCCCCCGAGCCGGAGGTGGCAGCCCCCGGGTCAGGGATGACGGCGGCTGGGTTGAGCATGGTGGTTTATGGGCCGGGTTCGGGAGCCTCCGGGACGGGatcagcagtccccgggccgggatCGATAGCCCCCGAGTCCGTGTTGGGGATAGCAGACCCCGAGCTTGGACCGGCTGCCCCCGGGTCCGGGTCGGGAAGGGGCGTTGTAGGGTTGTCCTGGATGAAGATGGACTTGGAAtccggagacggcttgacagacggcttgtGCAGGTGCTCGAGGGAGACACTGGACGGTATGGCCTGCTGGGATGAGCCAATCTTGGCTAGCGTGTCGGCGGCTTCGTTTTTTGCGCGGGggacatggaggaactcgcagccGTCGAAGGTGCTGAAGAGCTGCTGGACCAGGAAACGGTAGATGGCCATGTTGGCATCCCGGGCGTCCCACTCGCCAGAACATTGCTACaccaccagatccgagtcgccatagcacaggatgcgctggatgccgagttccttggcaagccggaggccaTGCACAAGGGCTTCATACTCGatgacgttgttggaggcggtgaAGTGGATCTGGAGCGCGTACCGCAGCCGGTCGCCCTTCGGGGAAGACAACACGATGTCGGCTCCCAAGCCGGAGCGCATCttggagccgtcaaagtgcatgcgccaatgcgttgaatccagcggcggcggcaggtacTTGGTCTCtgtccagtcgacgaggaagtcggccaaggcttgggacttgattgtggtgcggggctcgtagaggatggtgtggccggccagctcgatggcccacttggcaacccggccagagGCATCCCGACAGCCTATGATCTCGCTGATGGGGGCCCTGCTGGCCACGGTGATAATGTGCTCTTGGAAGTACTGCTTCAACTTCTTGGCGGTAAAATACACGCCATAACACATCTTCtagtagtgcgggtagttctgcttgaaGGCGGAAAGCAtctcgctcaggtagtagactgggcgctggacagactggatcttgcccttctctggtcgctcgaccaccagCACCGTGCTAACCGATCGTGAGGTGGCGGCGATGTATAGCAACAGTGGCTCCTTGTCAGCCGGAGCGGCCAAGACGggtgcggtggagagcatgcgcttgagatCCTGGAATGCTTCGTCCACCTGGTCGTTCTGCTCGAACGACGatgtcttcttcatcagctgataCAGGGGCAGggccctctcgcccagccggctgagaaaccggctgaccgaggccaagcagccggtgaacttctgggcATCACGCAACCGGGTTGACTTGCGCATGCGCTCGATAACCTTGATCTTCTCCGAGTTTGCCTCAATGCCACGCtccgagacgaggaagccgagCAGCTTCCCGGCCggcacgccgaagacgcacttctctgggttgagcttgatctggtaCTCGCGCAGATTGGCCAAGGTCTCTTTCAGGTCATCAaggagcgtgaggtgctgcttggtcttcaccacgatgtcgtcaaCGTAGATGTGAATGTTGCGGCCGAGTTGCTTCAGCAAGCATTTCTGCATGCACCGCTGGAAGGTGGCACCGGCATTCTTGaagccgaacgacatggtgatgtagcagtatgccccaaagggtgtgatgaaggacgtcttcggggcatcggccgggtccagcttgatctgatgatagccggagtaagcatccaggaAGGACATGAGCTCGCAACCAGCGGTGGAGTCATTGACTTGATCGATCCGCACGAGGGCAAAatgatccttggggcaagccttgttcaggctggtgtagtctatgcacatgcgccaggtgttgttcttcttcaggacgaggaccgggttggccagccactcgggatgaaacacttccatgatgaagccggccgcgagtagcttggcgacctcttcacctATGGTTCTTCTCTTCTAAAAAGTGACGTAGGGGTTGACGGGcaggcttggcgtccttgcgtacatggagtttgtgctcggcgtacttcctcagaatccccggcatgtcctttggggtccatgcaaagatatcctgattctcacggaggaagtcgacgagctcgccttcctatttgctgtcgaggtgGGTGCCCACAATGGcgtacttgctgcagctggggtcttcCGAGTTCAACTTGACCCTCTTGGTCCCCTTGGATGGCTGGAACGAGGCCTCGCCAGCCGGCTCCTTGGTCGAAGCCGGCACGACCGGCATCTCTTTGGCTAGCGCAACGATCCGGTCGAGTTGGCGCCGCTCCTCGGCTATGACCAGCGACTCGGCCAACCTGGCACCGGCTTGAGCGCACTCCAGGGACTTCCGGTAGTCGCTAACGACGGTGATGAGGCCCTTGGGACCCGACAACTTCATCTTTAGGTACGCGTAGTGGGGGACTTATACCTCTCCAACaaatctataatttttattgttccatgctattatattatctgttttggatgttttatgtgcattaatatgctattttatattatttttgggactaacctattaacctagagcccagtgccagtttctgttttttccttgtttttgagcttcgtggaaaaggaataccaaacggagtccaaacggaataaaacttcacgatgatttttctttggaccagaagacacccagaggACTCGGAGTCCAAGTCAGAAGAGCCGCGAGgcggcggcaagggtggagggcgcgccctagggggtggcgCCCCTACCTTGCCacctcctcgggactcctctgacctagcccttcctcctatatattcacatatattccagaaCCACCATAGGcttccacgaaaacacttttccaccgccacaaccttctgttcTCGTGAAATcgcatcttggggccttttccggcatcctgccggaggggtattcaatcatggagggcatctacatcaactctattgcccttccggtgaagcgtgagtagtttaccacagaccttcgggtccatagctagtagctagatggcttcttctctctatttgattctcaataacatgttctcctcgatgttcttggagatctatccgatgtaatcttcttttgcggtgtgtttgtcgagatccgatgaattatggatttatgatcagcttatctatgaatattatttgaatcttctctaaattcttatatccatgatttgatatctttgtatttgtCTTTGaattatcgatttggtttggccaactagattggtttttcttgcaatgggagaggtgcttagctttgggttcaattttgCAGGATTTCACCCactgacaaagtaggggtagcgagacacgtattgaattgttgacatcgaggataaaaagatggggttttcatcatattgcttgaggttattcctctacatcatgtcatcttacttaaggcgttactccgttctttatgaacttaatactctaggtgcatgctggatagtggtcgatgtgtggattaatagtagtagatgcaggcaggagtcggtctacttgacacggacgtgatgcctatattagataatcattaccttggatatcgtcataactttgcgcttttctatcaattgctcgacagtaatttgttcacccaccgtattatttgccttcatgagagaagcctctagtgaaacctatggcccccgggtctattttccatcatattagtttccgatctactattttgcaatcttttattttcagagctataaaccaaaaaacccaaaaatattttatcttttatttagttttatctatctctatcagatctcacctacgcaagtgaccgtgaagggattgacaacccctttatcgcgtttgGTGCAGGTGTTTCATtataaaaaaaatacacttccgtgatgatacgtgtttgtcacagtaggtcacgttttctgtcatgcatgtacatccatgacaaatttatgatagaatcaagatagtcatacctgtgctgccgtagaagtgtttcatgacattaacaaaattatcatcacggaagtgtccacttccatgacgataaatcccgcgtcacagaagtgctttcgtcaagggtgaccgacacgtggcatccaccgtaacgaaacgccgttaagctatcgggtccggttttggatccgataacccgttaacagccccgaccaatggggattttccacgtgtaaaatcataattggccggaggaaacacgtgtcggctcaccgttgggacagatgtcatccactcattggagaCAAACCATGACAAGAGTTGGTTACCACCAAAGGTTCCGAACAACGAAAGTCGTTTCATACATACAACGAAGATTGATGAGGGACAAAGGTCACCGACACTGCCAAACTTCCAATTCGCGACACTCCGACAGCCCCGCACCTTCCTCATGAGTGACCGTCGATGGCAGATCTACATAGTACAAATTAATTAGCTAGAGCTATAATAACGTTTACATTACATTTATCATAGCCTCACATCAGCTATCATATAAACATTTTTTAGTTGTTAGCTGGCCCAGGTCAAGCAATTGGTACAGTTAGAACATTCATAGTGAAAACTTACTTTTCCGTCATCAGCACATGACGTACCTCCGGAAAGTGTTGTTATCTTCTCGTTTCTCTGAATAGGCCGATCAATTCATCTGCAACACACATAGTCCATGGTTATGAATAGGCCGACATTAAAGAAGAAAAGAACAAAAGAAGCACATGGGGAAACCCTATTAGTTGACAAAATTATTCTAGTCTATTTCACTACTTTGTAGATGTTGAAGTGTGGCCTTGAAAGGTAGGGTTTGGATGGCTGGAGATGCTTAAAAGATTTAGAAAAAGAGTGAGTTGTGCATTTAGTGGATTCGCAGCTGCTGTTCTATGGAATGCTCAGTGGGACGTGTGAATTTTTGGTTAGATTTTACTGCCAGGTTGAATAGTGCATCGAGTGTTTTCCATCTACTAATTTTTTCCTAATCATTATGCAGGCTTGACTTGTGTATGTTATGGTCGAGCTTGTGCTTGGATTATAAATATGTCATTTTTTGCTCTGAAAGTAAAGATACTTTGATTTAATTTGTGCCCATAATACATAGTATTTTAACGATAAGATGTATGACACATGGTGCAGATTTTGAATGAATGTTCCGTTGCAACCATTCTTGGCCTCAATTGTTCTTAAGTTGTTTTATTGTTCCACCAATTTTGTTTGTGCAAAATCTATCAGCCAAAAATTTGCTTCCGCTTTTTTGAGCCATTGGCTCCTATAATGTTTGTTTACATAAAATGATTCTGACTCGTGTGCAATTCACTTGCATTTTACAGGTCTACAGTTATTTTGTAGGCACAGACGAGTACTGCATTGAGGAACCAGCGAAGAAAAAAAAGCACATATGTACAAATTTGAGGTATGCTTATCATTTTCTTCTTCCAATCCATTTATCTTGAGATCATTTCCCACAAAAGGCATACATGAAGACAGTTGTGGAACAAATAATATCTATTTACTTTTGCCCATAAAGTCCATATACAACGGCTATAATACCAGCTGTCTGCAGTACAGTTTATCCTGTGCCAAAGCTTGTTAGGTGATTTCGATTTACTATATAagattttttttttgtttctttcctTGAGGTCAGTGCTCATTGCACACTTTTATGTCATGTCTCAAAGAAAGGTGTGGAAACATGCATTTTTTGGACATGGTATTCCTGTCAAATGCTTCCTATAGAGTACGCATCATGCTTAGATGATTCTTCTGTTCAGTACCAGAAGAGCACAAGGTAGATCGAGTTGTTGCATGCTTGAACCAGCCACACCAAGCCTGAGTTCAGTCAAACCATCAAGAGGTACCAAAATGAATCCGTGCGTGATTAAAAATAGTATTGAAAGGTCTTTAATCTGCCAGTAAATGGTTTCCTTATTTATACCTCCAAACATTGGTGCACAGCCTAATGAAATTGCAGTTTCTACACGCAAAGAGGAATATTCCACTGTATAAATGGTTCTAGAACTATTAGCTGTAATGCATTATAAGGTACAACCTTAGTTTTAAACATTTTGCATACTAACAGACATGTTGCGATTTTTATTTGCGTCTCTGCAGCAATTTGACTATTCTTTCTCTTTTATGATGCAGATCCGCGGCACAGTGAGAGAGGTAACGCCGGCGGGCGCCTCACCACTGGTTATTGTTTGGCGGCGGCAAGGAGAAGGGCGCCGAGGATGTGCTGCTCTGTGCATGGCCGTCGAAGTACAACATTGCTATGATGTGTGTGGTTTCTCTATTTTTCTTCCTATTGCCTGTTCGCAGTTTTACAAACTGTTAAATTGGTGCTTGATTTCGCTTTCAGATTTTTCTGTGGCTTTCTCCATTAGCATTTTTCTCCTCAACGACCATATCAATCTGGCTGGCGTTTGCACATGTGATTTTGGTTGAGGTATGTGCAAGATCATCCCTCTCTAGACTGTAATTTGTCTGTAAATTTTTGGTAGATTTGATTTATCGGTGGCTAAGGCAGTGGTGATGCCGCAGGTTGACCGATTGTGTACTACGAGAGGTGCCACTATTATTTTCATTCTGGCTCATGTAGTTCAAATCAGTTTTCATATGAAAGAAATTCAAGCTATGTATGCATGATATTTGGTAATACTTTAACTGCAGCTTAGGATGCAAACCCGATTATATTAATCAGTTGTTAAACAGGCTACTGACATGCTGCCTCTTCCTCCTTTTTTTAAAGAAAAATGCTGCCTCTTCCTCTGATGCAATGAACAGGAGGGAAGTCGCCAACGCATTCCGGCTCTTCCGGTGAGGTGTCTACTATAAGCTTGTGTTTTGATCCAGCCATGTCCCCCTATTTCCATGTGTTTTTGTTGCCGGCCGTGGAGGTGGAGGACCAACATGACTACTGTCTTACCGGAGTGCATGTCTATTAATCTGAAACCAGGAGTTGGGTTCATAAGGAGAAGAGATGGAGCGGCAATATTGAGGTCGCTACTGATCGCCTTGATCGGTCATCTATCTATCTTAATGGTTATCTGCATTTCTGCGCCATTGTTGATTGTTCTGACCGCTGTCTAGCTGCAGTGGACAaggagggaggggggggggggggggggggggggagcaagGACTAACTTTCGTGTTCCTGATGGTCTGGATGTTGGTTTTATTCAGCAGTCAGAGGGCTGCCTGCATTATGCTGGTTTTGACACagatgacaatgatgatgttgtTGTTCAACTGCTAGTTTATGTTCTTAAAGACTATGACAGCAAAGAGTGGATACTGAAGCATAGCGTTGAAACTTCGCATGTGTTTGGAGGGCGACACATAGAAGACCTTGTTGAGGAATTTAATTGGATTGCAATTCATCCGGAATGTAACCTGATCTTCTTCACTATGGGCCAGGATATCACATTCATGTGCTATGATATGGATCGTCGACAAGTCAAAGTGATATGCAATCTTGAAAAAGGCAAGCTGCCATATTTTCCATATGTGCCGTTATATGAAGAGCTACAATCGTTGCACAAGTGATGTCTTATTCATGCTATGGAGCAGGGGGCATGGTATGTCTGCTTGAATTTGGCCCTCCTTCCTCTGATGTATGCATGTTTTTAAGTTTGGATCAATGGTGGTTCGTTCTGGGGCTGCGGCTGATTTCTCTTAGACTAGTTATTCAAAGTTTCAATGTAGTTTCTGTTGGGTGTACAAGTGTTGTCTCTGTATTACCAGTGGTTCTGAACAGCAGGAGGTGGTGATACACTTTGGATGATTGCATTGTCACTTTCTTTTTGTGCTATTTGCTTGTCCTGTGTTTTAAATACGTTGTGTTGTTAGCTGAACATCACAGCTACAATGCTGCTGTTAATAGGAAATATTGTGGATCATAATGTtcatcatgttgttagacaacttTCGACACAAAATTGCTCAGAAGACTAGGAAGTCATCTTTATCTGTGGGTCTTGTTCACATAGTAGTTTAAAAAAGTTTAAACTAAGCGATGTCAAGTACTTTCCTTGTTAGTCTTGCCTATAATGGTGCACATACACTCTACTCCAATGCGACTCTAATTGTGTTAATAAGAGAGGTAATTCGACTTGCTGCTGAGGCATTTGCCTAGTGGGATGATGTTCAAATCTGTTGGGAAATTCATGCTGGGACGGTCATTGAACTAATTTCTTTATCTGGTCAACCTTTGGTAGGCTAGTACTTCCAGCTGCGCTGGAATATGGCAGCTCGCCAAACTGCTAAATAATCTTTCCCAGGCCCTGACATTCCTGGCACACTGTATTCAGCAAGATTGTAACATTAGCAACCTATCAATATAAACTTATGTTTCTAAGATGAAGTAGTTGTAGAAAATGATGAAATCTATATACTTATTGAGATTACATGGGGTCTAAAGTTCATTTCAGATATTTATTCTATGGAAAGTTAGAACAAAGTAAAGCTATTGATGTAGGATTGTATCAGGCTGGTTACTAAACATATATATGTTTTTGGCCCGAAAAAAAGACATGCATGTTCATAGTATTTAGTACTTGGCTATCGCAGGTCAAATGATTGGTGCAGTCGCAATGTAAGTTATTTCCATTATCAGAAGTTGTtcgaaatccagaaggtggatgAGGAGGTATTTCGGCTGCTCACCATGAAGGACCTCAAGGACATGGCATCAGTGCCATTTGGTCGAACGTCCGGAGCAGCTATTTCCCGAGTTGGGTGAGAGCTCCGAGCTTTTTGTTTCTTCTCCCGTGGAAGGGAAGGTGGCTCTCGAAGGCGGCCAGGGTGATCCTCATCAACTCCTCGCTATCCAGCCTCCTCTGGTTCCTCATGAGCTTCTACAGGCTCCATGAGACTCTCCATCAGGAGATCGCCACGTACCAGTCCAGGTTTTTCTGGGCAGGCGAGGGTGAGAAGCAGAAATACCATATAGTGAGCTGGCCCGACATTTGCAAACCCAAGGACTAGGGAGGTCTTGGGATCTTGTCGTCTAGCGCATGAACATTGCTCTCCTGACCCGATGGCTCTGGCGAATCGCCAATGGGGAGGGAGGACTCTGGCTAACCATCAGCAGGAATAAGTACCTTCCGGGCCAACCCCTTGCTTTCTGCCAGCGTTCTCGTGGCTTCCAGTTCTGGCAGGTTGTGATCCAGCTACTGCCCGTGCTCCGCATCGACACATCCATTTCGGTTGGCTCCGGGTCCTCGACCCTGTTCTGGTTCGATCGTTGGGTGGGGGACTCCCCCCTGGTCGCGTGATTCCCGGAACTATTCTCCATAGTGGTTGACCCTCGGGTCTCTGTCGAGAcggcccttattgacttagggcgTCTCGCTTTCCGGCGTCCCTCGGCCCCCTCGAGGTGGACGCCTGGGACTCCCTCCTCCAGGACATCGCCCTTCTGCCAATGGACGTCGAGGGCGCCCCTGACTCCATCTCTTGGCGACTGGAGTCCACCGGCCGCTTCTCTACTAAGTCCTTATACTCAGCCATCGCTCCTTCGTCGGCCCTTGAACCCTTTAGCCTGATTTGGGACATCCGCCTTCCTTTGAAGATCAGGATCTTCTTGTGGCAGTGGATTCGGGGACGCCTACCCTCTGGGGTAGAGGTCCTCAAGCGTAATGGCCCAGGAGACGGGATGTGCCCCCTTTATGGCACGGTGGAGGATGCTAATCACATcttcttgttggaaatatgccctagaggcaataataaaaggttattattatatttctttgttcatgataatcgtctattattcatgctataattgtattgtccggaaatcgtaatacatgtgtgaatacatagaccacaacgtgtccctagtaagcctctagttgactagctcgttgatcaacagatagtcatggtttcctgactatggacattggatgtcattgataacgggatcacatcattaggagaatgatgtgatggacaagacccaatcctaagcatagcataaaagatcgtgtagtttcgtttgctagagcttttccaatgtcaagtatcttttccttagaccatgagatcgtgcaactcccaaataccgtaggagtgctttgggtgtgccaaacgtcacaacgtaactgggtgactataaaggtgcactacgggtatctccgaaagtgtctgttgggttggcacggatcgagactgggatttgtcactccgtgtgacggagaggtatctctgggcccactcggtaatgcatcatcataatgagctcaatgtgactaaggcgttagtcacgggatcatgcattgcagtacgagtaaagagacttgccggtaacgagattgaacaaggtattgggataccgacgatcgaatcttgggcaagtaacataccgtttgacaaagggaattgcatacgggattgattgaatcctcgacaccgtggttcatccgatgagatcatcgtggaacatgtgggagccaacatgggtatccagattccgctgttggttattgatcggagaggcgtctcggtcatgtctgcatgtctcccgaacccgtagggtctacacacttaaggtccggtgacgctagggttgtagagatatatgtatgcggaaacccgaaagttgttcggagtcccggatgagatctcggacgtcacgagaggttccggaatggtccggaggtgaagaattatatataggaagtcaagtttcggccaccgggaaagtttcgggggttaccggtattgtaccgggaccaccggaagggtcccgggggtccaccgggtggggccacctgtcccggagggccccgtgggctgaaagtggaagggaaccagcccttattgggctggggcacccccttgggcctccccccatgcgcctagggttgggaaccctaggggggggagcttcccccttgccttggggggcaaggcaccccttcccccccacttggccgccgccccccttggagatctgatctcccaagggctggcgccccccaggggtcctataaatagtgggggggagggagggcagcaacccacagccttgggcgcctccctcctcccctgcaacacctctctctctctctcgcagaagcttggcaaagccctgccgagacccgctacatccaccaccacgccgtcgtgctgctggatctccatcaacctctccttcccccttgctggatcaagaaggaggagacgtcgctgcaccgtacgtgtgttgaacgcggaggtgccgtccgttcggcactcggtcatcggtgatttggatcacggcgagtacgactccgtcatccacgttcattggaacgcttccgctcgcgatctacaagggtatgtagatgcactcctttcccctcgttgctagtagactccatggatgcatcttggtgagcgtagaaaaattttaaattatgctacgattcccaacagtggcatcatgagccaggtctatgcgtagttactatgcacgagtagaacacaaagcagttgtgggcgttgagtttgccaattcttcttgccgctactagtcgtttcttgtttcggcggcattgtaggatgaagcggcccggaccgaccttacacgtacacttacgtgagacaggttccaccgactgacatgcactagttgcataaggtggctagcgggtgtctgtctctcccactttagtcggaacgaattcgatgaaaagggtccttatgaagggtaaatagaaattggcatatcacgttgtggttttacgtaggtaagaaacgttcttgctagaaacctatacaagccacgtaaaaacttgcaacaacaattagaggacgtctaacttgtttttgcagcatgtgctatgtgatgtgatatggccagaagatgtgatgaatgatatatgtgatgtatgagattgatcatattcttgtaataggaatcacgacttgcatgtcgatgagtatgacaaccggcaggagccataggagttgtctttatttttgtatgacctgcgtgtcattgaataacgccatgtaaattactttactttattgctaagcgcgttagccatagaagtagaagtaatcgttggcgtgacgacttcatgaagacacaatgatggagatcatgatgat
This is a stretch of genomic DNA from Aegilops tauschii subsp. strangulata cultivar AL8/78 unplaced genomic scaffold, Aet v6.0 Super-Scaffold_285, whole genome shotgun sequence. It encodes these proteins:
- the LOC120969127 gene encoding F-box protein At5g07610-like; the encoded protein is MAAERLAGDLLGEILSCVPVRSVCRFKCVSKDWLSLIDHPDHRRKLPQTLSEVRFTSVLGKNCPPMDTLFAFLPSHWRINLLDCCNGLLLCRWYDISALAYGFCYIVCNPATEEWVLLPNRSHENKVSTISLCFDPAMSPYFHVFLLPAVEQSEGCLHYAGFDTDDNDDVVVQLLVYVLKDYDSKEWILKHSVETSHVFGGRHIEDLVEEFNWIAIHPECNLIFFTMGQDITFMCYDMDRRQVKVICNLEKGKLPYFPYVPLYEELQSLHK